One region of Syntrophales bacterium genomic DNA includes:
- a CDS encoding DHH family phosphoesterase, which yields MRRIESLLEKKEETVLNVFQLKTMLQENDTLAILIYGSPDPDAVASAMALRELLNQTKPLAKCVFVATEQVIRQQNAEFIKEMKVEIQMLDKTDLKEYRLVAVVDAQPTFFREALADIKPQIVLDHHPCRTVWHASLADVRADYGALSTIMTEYLLVARTRIPKRLYTALLYGIRSDTNNFERDARLEDVSAYYFNFMHANRQLIRRIELNQIPDRFLRYFDYAHKHKRRYRDRVVCFLGAVESADVCVQVADFYIRIINVFHVIIAGMVKDRLIIIFRGDGYRHDCGAIAIRAFGSIGSAGGHRSAARVEIPLDAMKNIIGDDLSQDAVNHFLVQQLRRKKGTS from the coding sequence ATGAGACGTATCGAATCACTTTTAGAAAAAAAAGAGGAAACCGTTCTCAACGTCTTTCAACTGAAGACAATGCTCCAGGAAAACGATACGCTGGCGATTCTGATATACGGCAGTCCCGATCCTGATGCAGTTGCCTCGGCGATGGCGCTAAGGGAATTGCTCAATCAGACTAAGCCGCTTGCCAAGTGTGTCTTTGTTGCCACCGAGCAGGTCATACGCCAGCAAAACGCCGAATTTATCAAGGAGATGAAGGTTGAAATACAGATGCTTGACAAGACTGATTTGAAGGAATATCGCCTTGTTGCGGTTGTGGATGCCCAGCCGACCTTCTTTAGGGAAGCGCTCGCCGATATAAAACCCCAGATCGTTCTTGATCATCATCCCTGCCGGACAGTCTGGCATGCCTCGCTGGCCGATGTGCGTGCTGATTACGGGGCCCTGTCCACGATCATGACGGAATACCTTCTGGTTGCGCGCACCAGAATTCCCAAGCGTCTTTATACGGCGCTTCTGTATGGAATCAGGAGCGATACCAATAATTTCGAACGCGACGCAAGGCTGGAGGATGTAAGCGCCTATTATTTCAACTTTATGCATGCCAATCGGCAGCTCATACGGCGCATCGAGTTAAACCAGATACCGGATCGATTTCTCAGGTACTTCGATTATGCCCACAAGCACAAGCGTCGCTATCGTGATCGAGTGGTCTGTTTTCTCGGGGCGGTGGAGAGCGCCGATGTCTGCGTGCAGGTGGCCGATTTCTATATCCGGATAATCAATGTATTCCACGTAATAATTGCCGGCATGGTGAAGGATCGTCTTATCATTATTTTCCGAGGGGATGGCTATCGTCATGACTGCGGCGCTATTGCGATAAGAGCTTTCGGGAGCATCGGTTCCGCCGGCGGGCATCGCAGCGCCGCCCGGGTCGAGATCCCTCTGGATGCCATGAAAAACATCATAGGGGATGATCTCTCCCAGGATGCGGTTAATCATTTTCTTGTTCAGCAGCTCCGGCGGAAAAAAGGGACAAGTTAA